In one Streptomyces venezuelae genomic region, the following are encoded:
- a CDS encoding NADP-dependent oxidoreductase, which produces MTDTALTVHQTSRPHGFPTPDHFAFVESPLPRPTPGTALVEGLYWSVDPYHREMMDGDFALHAPLEGRTIGRVVESRDPALAEGDLVAHRQGWRTHAVVTPDEVRRLPRFDGVPLSAHLGILGGTGLTAYVGLTRIAELREGQDLFVSAAAGGVGTATGRLARLMGAGRMVGSAGTAAKAAYLTEHVGYDEVFDYHAGPAADLLAKAAPDGIDLYVDNVGGEHLEAAISSLRDRGRIVRVGTIAQYNATGAPYALRNLPDIVEKSLRMEGFLVRDYYELQEELYEFVVPHLQSGRVGLDETVVEGFDAIVTAFLGMLRGENRGKMIVRAATATEHRPQ; this is translated from the coding sequence ATGACCGACACCGCGCTCACCGTGCACCAGACGTCCCGCCCCCACGGCTTCCCCACCCCGGACCACTTCGCCTTCGTGGAGTCCCCGCTCCCCCGCCCCACCCCCGGCACCGCCCTGGTCGAAGGCCTCTACTGGTCCGTCGACCCGTACCACCGCGAAATGATGGACGGTGACTTCGCCCTCCACGCCCCGCTGGAGGGCCGCACCATCGGCCGCGTCGTCGAGTCCCGCGACCCCGCCCTCGCCGAGGGCGACCTCGTCGCCCACCGCCAGGGCTGGCGCACGCACGCCGTGGTCACCCCGGACGAGGTGCGCCGACTCCCCCGCTTCGACGGCGTGCCCCTCTCCGCACACCTGGGCATCCTCGGCGGCACGGGCCTCACCGCCTACGTCGGCCTCACCCGCATCGCCGAACTCCGCGAGGGCCAGGACCTGTTCGTCTCCGCGGCGGCGGGCGGGGTCGGCACCGCCACCGGACGTCTGGCCCGGCTCATGGGCGCGGGACGGATGGTGGGCAGCGCGGGCACGGCGGCGAAGGCGGCGTACCTCACCGAGCACGTCGGCTACGACGAGGTCTTCGACTACCACGCGGGCCCGGCCGCCGACCTCCTCGCGAAGGCGGCACCCGACGGCATCGACCTGTACGTCGACAACGTGGGCGGCGAGCACCTGGAGGCCGCCATCTCCTCGCTGCGCGACCGCGGCCGGATCGTCCGGGTCGGCACGATCGCCCAGTACAACGCGACGGGCGCGCCCTACGCGCTGCGCAACCTCCCCGACATCGTCGAGAAGAGCCTCCGCATGGAGGGCTTCCTCGTGCGCGACTACTACGAACTGCAGGAGGAGCTGTACGAGTTCGTGGTGCCGCATCTGCAGAGCGGACGGGTGGGCCTGGACGAGACGGTGGTGGAGGGGTTCGACGCGATCGTGACCGCGTTCCTGGGCATGCTGCGCGGCGAGAACCGCGGCAAGATGATCGTCCGCGCGGCGACCGCGACGGAACACAGGCCCCAGTAA
- a CDS encoding GNAT family N-acetyltransferase, with protein sequence MNTLRRAHTSDLTAAELRDARALMDIAFDGDFSDHDWEHGLGGVHALVHDETGALLAHGAVVQRRILHDGRSLRIGYVEAVAVRPDRQRQGLGGQIMGALEQVIDAAYELGALSASDDGARLYLSRGWQEWKGAVGTLGPTGVVHMPEEEPPLLWGADLDPAHEFLIDWRDGDVY encoded by the coding sequence GTGAACACCCTGCGCAGAGCCCACACCAGTGATCTGACGGCGGCCGAACTCCGGGACGCGCGCGCCCTGATGGACATCGCCTTCGACGGGGACTTCAGCGACCACGACTGGGAGCACGGACTCGGCGGCGTCCACGCACTCGTCCACGACGAGACGGGCGCGCTGCTCGCCCACGGTGCCGTGGTGCAGCGGCGGATCCTGCACGACGGGCGTTCCCTGCGGATCGGGTATGTAGAGGCGGTCGCCGTCCGGCCGGACCGGCAGCGGCAAGGTCTCGGCGGGCAGATCATGGGCGCCCTGGAACAGGTCATCGACGCGGCGTACGAACTCGGCGCGCTGTCCGCCTCCGACGACGGCGCGCGGCTCTACCTGTCGCGCGGCTGGCAGGAGTGGAAGGGCGCCGTCGGCACGCTCGGGCCGACGGGCGTCGTCCACATGCCCGAGGAGGAGCCCCCGCTGCTCTGGGGTGCGGACCTCGATCCGGCGCACGAGTTCCTCATCGACTGGCGTGACGGGGACGTGTACTAG
- a CDS encoding CDP-alcohol phosphatidyltransferase family protein has product MNGLYALKPWYADKLSGVRAALVRREVSPDTLTLAGVACAAGAAVALVALPFGYAAPPVALLLAARLAFANLDGALARDTGRTTRRGALLNELGDRAADLVVLAGFLPLAPLWLVATAALAATLPSWVSLAGAAAGADRLNGGPVGKTERCALVVVAAASGWTVPVLAVVAAGSALTAALRLARLWRELDGAR; this is encoded by the coding sequence ATGAACGGCCTCTACGCTCTCAAGCCCTGGTACGCGGACAAGTTGTCCGGCGTGCGTGCGGCGCTCGTCCGCCGCGAGGTGTCGCCGGACACCCTCACGCTGGCGGGCGTGGCGTGCGCGGCGGGCGCCGCCGTCGCGCTCGTCGCCCTGCCCTTCGGGTACGCGGCACCGCCGGTGGCCCTGCTGCTCGCCGCGCGCCTGGCCTTCGCGAACCTGGACGGCGCGCTGGCCCGTGACACGGGCCGTACGACGCGCAGGGGCGCGCTCCTCAACGAACTGGGCGACCGCGCGGCCGACTTGGTCGTCCTGGCGGGTTTCCTGCCGCTGGCCCCGCTGTGGCTGGTGGCGACGGCGGCCCTCGCGGCGACGCTCCCGTCCTGGGTGTCCCTCGCGGGTGCGGCGGCGGGTGCGGACCGCCTCAACGGCGGCCCGGTCGGCAAGACGGAGCGCTGCGCGCTGGTCGTGGTGGCGGCGGCGTCCGGATGGACGGTGCCGGTCCTCGCGGTGGTCGCGGCGGGCTCGGCGCTGACGGCGGCCCTGCGCCTGGCCCGCCTGTGGCGCGAGCTGGACGGTGCGCGATGA
- a CDS encoding phosphatidate cytidylyltransferase, whose translation MSAALVVGGVAGEAVGRAVPVVAGVLGAGGVAVAALPSRVRMRAELRKRWRTWALAAPLFLGAFFVGRAGAFVLAAGLGVVAVGEYARMAALPRGERAVLGAAAVAVPGAAWAAPDALDLRAVCAVLIAAAVVALFSGDADAGFTRACRTLFGLLWIPLPLSGLVLLGDTAVAVGVAVAFGDVGAWCGGTALGRTGPLARALSPLSPHKTWAGVAGAAAATAAALAAVGAFTPVLWAAVLVGCVLGDLMESMVKREAGVKDAGSWLPGFGGLLDRIDSLLVALSLTMVVTL comes from the coding sequence ATGAGTGCGGCGCTCGTCGTGGGAGGAGTCGCGGGCGAAGCGGTGGGGCGGGCCGTGCCTGTGGTGGCCGGGGTGCTCGGGGCCGGTGGGGTCGCCGTCGCCGCGTTGCCCTCGCGGGTGCGGATGCGGGCCGAGCTGCGCAAGCGGTGGCGGACCTGGGCGCTCGCCGCGCCGCTGTTCCTCGGGGCGTTCTTCGTGGGGCGGGCGGGGGCGTTCGTGCTCGCGGCCGGGCTCGGGGTGGTCGCGGTCGGCGAGTACGCGCGGATGGCCGCGCTGCCCCGCGGTGAGCGGGCGGTGCTCGGGGCGGCCGCGGTGGCCGTGCCCGGCGCCGCGTGGGCCGCGCCGGACGCCCTCGACCTGCGGGCGGTCTGTGCGGTCCTGATCGCCGCCGCCGTGGTGGCGCTGTTCTCCGGGGACGCGGACGCGGGCTTCACTCGCGCGTGCCGCACGCTGTTCGGGCTCCTGTGGATCCCGCTCCCGCTGAGCGGTCTCGTCCTGCTCGGCGACACCGCGGTGGCCGTCGGCGTCGCCGTGGCCTTCGGCGACGTGGGCGCGTGGTGCGGCGGCACCGCGCTCGGCCGCACCGGCCCGCTCGCCCGCGCGCTGTCCCCGCTCTCCCCCCACAAGACCTGGGCCGGCGTCGCGGGAGCCGCCGCGGCGACCGCCGCCGCGCTGGCCGCGGTCGGGGCGTTCACCCCCGTCCTCTGGGCCGCCGTCCTCGTCGGCTGCGTCCTCGGCGACCTCATGGAGTCGATGGTCAAGCGCGAGGCGGGCGTGAAGGACGCGGGCAGCTGGCTGCCCGGCTTCGGCGGGCTGCTCGACCGGATCGA